Proteins encoded by one window of Lactobacillus sp. ESL0684:
- the nth gene encoding endonuclease III, whose product MTEEKLLSTTTARKVLRTINQMYPDAQSELIWDNNFHLLCAVLMSAQTTDKMVNRVMPKFIKDYPNPQKLAEASIAEIENHIAQIGLYRSKAKHLKATAQILVDQYDSQVPKDKQILVTLPGVGVKTANVVLADGFGIPAIAVDTHVSRIAKRFKIVPQDAKPFEIEHRLEQILPEDEWIHTHHALILFGRYSMTARDKNDPYTYLKREN is encoded by the coding sequence ATGACTGAAGAAAAATTATTAAGCACAACTACAGCACGCAAAGTGTTGCGAACGATTAATCAGATGTATCCTGATGCGCAAAGTGAGTTAATTTGGGATAATAATTTTCATTTGCTCTGTGCGGTTCTGATGAGTGCACAGACAACCGATAAGATGGTCAATCGTGTCATGCCGAAATTTATTAAGGATTATCCTAACCCTCAAAAGTTGGCTGAAGCGTCAATAGCAGAAATTGAAAATCACATTGCGCAAATCGGACTTTATCGTTCTAAAGCCAAGCACCTAAAAGCAACGGCGCAAATATTAGTCGATCAATATGATAGCCAGGTTCCAAAAGATAAACAAATTTTGGTGACTTTACCTGGAGTTGGAGTTAAGACTGCTAATGTGGTCTTAGCAGATGGTTTTGGTATACCAGCTATTGCAGTTGATACACATGTCTCACGAATTGCTAAACGATTTAAGATTGTACCGCAGGATGCTAAACCATTTGAGATTGAACATCGATTAGAACAAATTCTGCCAGAGGACGAGTGGATTCATACCCATCACGCACTGATTTTATTTGGGAGATATTCAATGACTGCTCGAGATAAAAATGATCCTTACACTTATTTAAAAAGAGAAAATTAA
- the recU gene encoding Holliday junction resolvase RecU: MVKYPSGFSAAFHDSKIAKTNLRSQHRKNSNFSDRGMTLEQMINESNQYYRTKEIAIVHKKPTPIQIVKVDYPKRSRAVIKEAYFRQESTTDYNGVYQGYYLDFEAKETKNKTNFPLKNFHEHQVVHLDQCLKQRGICFTIIGFTSLKRYFVTPADFIIKAWWTKNKSSVTLAEVVQQSVEIKTGFQPTLPYLIAVDHFIADRKSNNDK; encoded by the coding sequence ATGGTCAAATATCCTAGCGGCTTTTCAGCAGCTTTTCATGATTCTAAGATAGCAAAAACTAACTTAAGAAGTCAGCACCGCAAAAATAGTAATTTTTCTGATCGCGGGATGACTTTGGAACAGATGATTAATGAGTCCAATCAATATTATCGGACAAAAGAAATCGCAATTGTTCATAAAAAACCGACTCCAATCCAAATAGTTAAAGTCGACTATCCTAAGCGTTCACGAGCAGTAATTAAAGAAGCATACTTTCGTCAAGAGTCTACAACAGATTATAATGGCGTTTATCAAGGTTATTATTTGGACTTTGAAGCCAAAGAAACTAAAAACAAAACTAATTTTCCGTTGAAAAATTTTCATGAACACCAAGTTGTTCATTTGGATCAATGTTTAAAACAACGTGGAATTTGCTTTACTATTATTGGTTTTACCTCCTTAAAGAGGTATTTTGTGACACCAGCCGATTTTATTATTAAGGCTTGGTGGACTAAAAATAAGAGTTCAGTAACTTTAGCAGAAGTTGTGCAACAATCAGTTGAAATTAAAACAGGATTTCAGCCTACGCTACCGTACCTAATTGCGGTCGATCATTTTATTGCAGATAGGAAATCAAACAATGACAAGTAA
- a CDS encoding transglycosylase domain-containing protein yields MTSNDNNSNNQRQSRKEYRQKQPKPLWRRILKWFFLAVLLLVISGVGLFAYYAKDAPNISQAQLESGGSSGLYTTDGKFLLSLGSEKRIYVKDDPQLRLLKDAIVSVEDKRFYQDKLGVDPIRIVSSMLTNAKNKDISAGGSTITQQLVKLTVFSTKDSQRTLRRKAQEAWLAMRVQREYSHDQILEFYINKVYMNYGNYGIGTAANYYYGKKIGQLDLAQTALLAGMPNRPTAYNPYTYPKYAKYRRNIVLKAMLDNKKITQKQYDQARKQSIKKGLKYHSQKAQSDLRKIDDPYIKETVAEVQEKGFDPYRDNLKITVNINQAAQNKLHDLANNGQVPFTSDKMQIGATVVDPSNGHVIAILGGRKLPSSVQLGLNRAVQTSRSTGSSIKPVLDYGPAIQYLNWSTAKTLDDSKYHYPGTNVQLYDWDNKYDGLMTMRHALEQSRNVPAVKTLQEVGIKKASKFARNLGIDVPKHSGLSVAIGANASSTQMAGAFSAFAAMGVYHKPQFVSKIETPDGLTRNYDSAGVRVMKKSTAYMITDMLKGVIKTGSGTSAKIPGLHQAGKTGSVKYSDQDLARYPGYASTPKDSWFVGYTQSYSMGVWTGYDNLKDGTISGIGQQSAQLIYKSMMTYLMQNKENTDWEKPDSVIRARIVKNSNPPEVSNTGQWQLFVRGHAPAGIVDDTGYDEDDEEVNSNNTTSTTNTQANYANNRNNAGQDGSNSQASHNQRHSDQHNDNDDHRDQNQSSDQQHSNSGNNSRPNSNSTNQNNNRPESNNTNNENNTHDHH; encoded by the coding sequence ATGACAAGTAATGATAATAATTCAAATAATCAACGGCAATCACGTAAAGAATACCGTCAAAAGCAGCCTAAACCACTATGGCGTAGAATTTTGAAATGGTTTTTTCTAGCCGTTTTATTATTAGTAATTTCTGGAGTAGGTCTTTTTGCCTATTATGCTAAAGATGCGCCTAATATTAGTCAGGCACAGCTAGAAAGCGGTGGTTCTTCCGGACTTTATACGACTGATGGCAAGTTTTTATTATCTTTAGGTTCTGAAAAAAGAATTTATGTTAAGGATGATCCGCAATTACGCTTATTAAAAGATGCGATTGTTTCTGTTGAAGATAAGCGATTTTATCAAGATAAGTTAGGTGTTGATCCTATTAGAATCGTCAGTTCGATGCTGACTAATGCTAAGAACAAGGATATTTCTGCCGGAGGATCAACTATTACTCAACAATTGGTCAAGTTAACCGTTTTTTCAACTAAAGACTCCCAACGTACTTTGCGGCGTAAAGCTCAAGAAGCATGGTTAGCCATGCGCGTTCAGCGAGAATATTCTCACGACCAAATATTAGAATTTTATATCAATAAGGTCTATATGAATTATGGCAATTACGGTATTGGCACTGCCGCAAACTACTATTATGGTAAGAAAATCGGGCAGCTTGACTTAGCTCAAACAGCACTCTTAGCAGGAATGCCGAATCGCCCCACTGCCTACAATCCATATACTTATCCTAAATACGCTAAATATCGGCGTAACATAGTCTTAAAAGCCATGCTTGATAATAAAAAAATCACTCAAAAGCAATATGACCAAGCCAGAAAGCAAAGTATTAAAAAAGGGCTAAAGTATCATAGCCAAAAGGCGCAATCTGATTTACGCAAAATTGATGATCCATACATTAAAGAAACGGTTGCCGAAGTTCAGGAAAAAGGCTTTGATCCATATCGTGACAATTTAAAAATTACGGTTAATATCAACCAAGCTGCTCAAAACAAACTGCATGATTTAGCCAATAATGGACAGGTTCCTTTTACCAGTGACAAAATGCAAATTGGGGCAACTGTTGTCGATCCAAGTAATGGCCATGTGATTGCAATTTTAGGTGGACGCAAACTCCCCTCGTCTGTTCAGTTAGGGCTTAACCGTGCCGTACAAACTAGTCGTTCGACAGGATCTTCGATCAAGCCAGTGCTAGATTATGGTCCAGCAATTCAATATCTGAATTGGTCAACTGCCAAGACTTTAGATGATAGTAAGTACCACTATCCTGGTACTAATGTGCAACTCTATGACTGGGATAACAAGTATGACGGTCTAATGACCATGCGTCATGCATTAGAACAATCCCGTAACGTGCCAGCCGTCAAGACATTACAAGAAGTCGGTATTAAAAAAGCATCTAAATTTGCTCGTAACCTAGGAATTGATGTACCTAAACATTCTGGTCTATCTGTTGCAATTGGAGCCAATGCTTCTAGTACTCAAATGGCTGGTGCATTTAGTGCTTTTGCAGCAATGGGAGTTTATCATAAGCCACAATTTGTGTCTAAAATTGAAACACCTGATGGCTTAACCCGAAATTATGATTCAGCAGGTGTTCGAGTAATGAAAAAGTCGACTGCCTATATGATTACCGACATGCTTAAAGGAGTTATTAAGACTGGCTCTGGAACTAGTGCTAAAATACCTGGTCTGCACCAAGCGGGCAAAACTGGCTCAGTTAAATATTCAGATCAAGATCTTGCTCGTTATCCAGGATATGCTTCAACACCCAAGGATTCTTGGTTTGTAGGTTACACGCAAAGCTACTCAATGGGGGTTTGGACTGGTTATGATAATCTCAAGGATGGAACCATCTCTGGTATTGGTCAGCAATCTGCGCAATTAATTTATAAAAGCATGATGACATATTTAATGCAAAACAAAGAAAATACTGATTGGGAGAAACCTGACTCAGTTATTAGGGCACGTATCGTTAAGAACTCTAATCCGCCTGAAGTTTCTAACACTGGTCAATGGCAATTATTTGTTCGTGGTCATGCACCGGCTGGTATAGTAGATGATACTGGCTATGACGAAGACGATGAGGAAGTTAATTCTAATAACACTACCTCGACGACTAACACGCAAGCCAATTATGCTAATAATCGTAATAATGCTGGACAAGATGGTTCAAACTCACAAGCAAGTCATAATCAACGCCATTCTGACCAACATAATGATAATGATGATCATCGCGATCAAAACCAATCTTCTGATCAACAGCATTCTAATTCTGGTAACAATTCACGTCCTAATTCAAATTCAACTAATCAGAATAATAATCGACCCGAATCTAATAATACCAATAACGAAAATAATACTCATGATCATCATTAA
- a CDS encoding DivIVA domain-containing protein: protein MADLNDISLSTQDILKKQFKTKVKGIDPDEVDAFLDQIIADYDTFEQIIEDLYGQIGKLQGELMTDQRKTQDLQQKNQDQSSRQRLNQSEDVRTYIPTSRNSSSNFASANSKQEPQTERSTNMAIIQRISTLERKVYNLEQLVSGLQKQ, encoded by the coding sequence ATGGCGGATTTAAATGATATTAGTTTATCAACACAAGATATTCTCAAAAAGCAATTTAAAACCAAAGTAAAGGGCATTGATCCAGATGAAGTTGATGCTTTTTTGGATCAAATAATTGCTGATTATGATACTTTTGAACAGATTATTGAAGATCTTTATGGTCAAATTGGGAAACTACAAGGCGAATTGATGACTGACCAAAGAAAGACTCAAGACTTGCAGCAAAAAAATCAGGATCAATCAAGTAGACAACGACTTAACCAGTCCGAAGATGTAAGGACGTATATTCCAACCAGTAGGAACAGTTCTTCAAACTTTGCCTCTGCTAATAGTAAGCAAGAGCCACAGACTGAAAGGTCAACTAATATGGCTATTATTCAGCGAATTTCGACTCTTGAGCGCAAAGTCTATAATTTAGAACAATTAGTTTCAGGGTTACAAAAACAGTAA
- the asnS gene encoding asparagine--tRNA ligase, which produces MTELISIKDSAKYVDQEVEMHVWLTDKRSSGKIVFLQLRDGTAFFQGVMRKNDVSEEVFAAAKSLHQEASFYIKGTIHQDERSHFGYEIQITDLKIITNNEDYPIGNKEHGVDFLLDHRHLWLRGKRPFAIMRIRNAIYKATVDFFENEGFIKFDAPIFMHSAPEGTTELFHTEYFGGDAYLSQSGQLYGEVGAEAFGKIFTFGPTFRAEESKTRRHLTEFWMMEPEMAWMHQDESLDLQERFLSYVVKQVIENCEYELGILGRDIDKLAPAAQGNYTRLSYDDAVKMLQDAGRDFKWGDDFGSPDEAYISEQFDRPFFIVNYPTAIKPFYMKKNPDKPEEYLCADVLAPEGYGEIMGGSERESDYDTLCAQLAEAGLNEKDYSWYLDLRKYGSVPHSGFGMGFERVIAWICKLDHVREAIPFPRTINRIEP; this is translated from the coding sequence ATGACAGAATTAATTTCAATTAAAGATAGTGCTAAATATGTTGATCAAGAAGTCGAAATGCATGTTTGGTTAACAGATAAACGCTCAAGTGGAAAAATTGTCTTTTTGCAATTACGTGATGGGACGGCCTTTTTCCAAGGAGTAATGCGTAAAAATGATGTTAGTGAAGAGGTTTTTGCAGCAGCTAAGTCATTGCATCAAGAGGCTAGTTTTTATATTAAGGGGACAATTCACCAAGACGAGCGATCTCATTTTGGTTATGAGATTCAAATCACCGACTTGAAGATTATTACCAATAATGAAGACTATCCGATTGGTAATAAAGAACACGGAGTTGATTTCTTATTAGATCATCGGCATTTGTGGCTACGTGGTAAGCGACCATTTGCCATTATGCGTATCCGTAATGCTATTTATAAGGCTACGGTTGATTTCTTTGAAAACGAAGGCTTTATTAAGTTTGATGCTCCAATTTTCATGCATTCGGCACCAGAAGGAACCACTGAATTATTCCATACTGAGTATTTTGGTGGTGACGCTTATTTGTCTCAATCTGGTCAATTATACGGTGAAGTTGGTGCAGAAGCATTTGGTAAAATTTTCACTTTTGGTCCAACCTTTAGAGCAGAAGAGTCTAAGACTAGACGTCATTTGACTGAATTTTGGATGATGGAGCCTGAAATGGCCTGGATGCACCAAGATGAGTCATTAGACTTACAAGAAAGATTTCTTTCATATGTTGTTAAGCAAGTTATTGAAAATTGTGAATATGAACTAGGAATTTTGGGTCGTGACATTGATAAGTTAGCTCCAGCAGCACAAGGAAATTACACCCGTTTATCCTATGATGATGCTGTTAAAATGTTGCAAGATGCTGGTCGTGACTTTAAATGGGGCGATGATTTTGGGTCGCCTGATGAAGCTTATATTTCTGAACAATTTGATCGACCATTTTTCATTGTTAATTATCCAACTGCAATTAAGCCGTTTTACATGAAGAAGAACCCTGATAAACCAGAAGAATATTTATGTGCAGATGTTTTAGCACCTGAAGGTTATGGCGAAATTATGGGTGGCTCTGAGCGCGAAAGTGATTATGACACTTTATGTGCTCAATTAGCAGAAGCTGGCTTAAATGAAAAAGATTATAGCTGGTATTTAGATTTACGTAAGTATGGTAGCGTACCACATTCAGGCTTTGGAATGGGCTTTGAACGTGTTATTGCTTGGATCTGTAAATTGGATCATGTAAGAGAAGCTATTCCATTTCCAAGAACAATTAATCGGATTGAGCCATAG
- a CDS encoding DnaD domain protein, with protein sequence MHYNDFRTLGFTTLQNGLIAYYSQLNISDAELILIIQLEAFSQRGDNFPADEKLAANTNLSPAEVTGLLQKLIDQKYLTIDQITDSQGRIGNRYNLNPLYLKLDDYLAKNVNRRSEPTAATNEAAEIDNSPQTQLARQFEIEFGRYLSPLERQEIASWLNEDHYQPEIIKLALREAVLAQAYSLKYVDRVLLNWQRHNLKTSAEVEKFLQRNR encoded by the coding sequence TTGCATTATAACGACTTTCGCACTTTAGGTTTTACTACCTTACAAAATGGGTTAATTGCGTATTATTCACAACTAAATATTAGTGATGCAGAATTAATTTTAATCATCCAATTAGAAGCATTTAGTCAACGTGGAGACAATTTCCCAGCTGATGAGAAGTTAGCTGCCAATACTAATTTATCACCAGCAGAAGTGACCGGCTTGTTACAAAAATTAATTGACCAAAAATACTTAACGATTGATCAAATTACTGATAGCCAGGGTCGCATTGGAAATCGGTATAACCTGAACCCGTTGTACTTGAAACTAGACGATTATTTAGCTAAAAATGTTAATCGCCGCTCTGAACCTACTGCAGCAACAAATGAAGCTGCAGAGATTGACAATAGTCCACAAACTCAATTAGCAAGACAATTTGAAATTGAGTTTGGTCGCTATCTTAGCCCGTTAGAGCGCCAAGAGATTGCTTCTTGGTTAAATGAAGACCATTATCAACCAGAAATTATCAAGCTAGCGTTAAGAGAGGCAGTTTTAGCTCAAGCATATAGTCTAAAGTATGTTGATCGAGTTTTGCTCAACTGGCAAAGACATAATTTGAAAACCAGCGCAGAAGTCGAGAAGTTTTTACAAAGGAATCGCTAA
- a CDS encoding helicase C-terminal domain-containing protein: MTSFTNETFAVVDLETTGTQREADNHIIQFGCAIVKNLKVVKTYSFMINPHREIPLAIQNLTHIHNEDVAIQKDFSYYGPKIRKILQGTIFVAHNVNFDLPFLNYELVEHGLAELTNRAIDTVELAKIAFPTLPSYKLSDLTAQLQIKHLNPHKADSDAYGTAILLIKIIHRLSELPQATLNTLSSLSHELIRDTSWIFTTIAEDSRKQKRPLAKQQMQVRNLVLQKQRLSLAADKPSENRTFPESDQDKRKLFGNKLNYRQPQVDLINRIRRFVTDPTQRGLLVEAPNGTGKTFSYLFAYAYNLYSSRKLVIATPTEVLQTQIVTQEIPQLLAVTGLDLTAEVVKSSSHYLDLDGFYQSLYQGSSNKLTLILQMRILVWLTETKTGDLDELQLTNYRAPLFSQIAHPGDARVGSNFAKVDFWNLARERQEQADILVTNHAYLANNYHDSIWGQNPYLVIDEAHRLLDNVITSRNDSFQFESLWGVLSHLRNLLYYADDSVLNQYASDRQLQFLLKQLDPKILALIEIINSLQKMLYAKRGQAINKNLLANGHLLLSFQGPVLFAQKQNFIAKLSEFQRKLEQVRQQTNQILFKLYRESDNSSNDRDALLSEITDQIDRLDFYAEKGYQLADLLNNDSQLESEGFIVSLTNPQDALSVNLNWLALDASTELTNIYDHFDHLLFVSATLTSNHDFNFEIKQLALSELHPQKYLGHSTFNLQQHLEVLAVSDMPDFASSEYDEALVQILEHDLSKKSRVLVLMTNLSKIKDIFSAILNSPELRDFEILAQGISGSNNRIAKRFAIANKAIIIGADSFWEGIDFHQCSIDLVIAAKLPFASPDQPEVKLRQKQLADRGLNVFKVDTMPRALIRFKQGIGRLIRGEKDHGQFLILDSRIWQRDYGKQFLNAIPVRTQKISLQKLKGKLDNYD; this comes from the coding sequence ATGACCTCATTTACAAATGAAACTTTTGCTGTGGTTGATTTAGAAACTACTGGTACACAACGAGAAGCTGATAATCATATTATTCAATTTGGCTGTGCAATTGTTAAAAATCTCAAGGTAGTAAAGACTTACTCTTTTATGATTAACCCTCATCGTGAAATTCCACTAGCAATTCAAAATTTAACTCATATTCACAATGAAGATGTTGCCATACAAAAAGACTTTTCCTATTATGGACCTAAAATTCGTAAAATTTTGCAGGGAACCATTTTTGTAGCTCATAATGTTAATTTTGATTTACCCTTTTTAAATTATGAATTAGTTGAGCATGGTTTAGCGGAATTAACTAATCGGGCAATTGATACGGTTGAACTGGCCAAAATCGCTTTTCCGACTTTACCATCATACAAGTTAAGTGATCTAACTGCGCAGTTGCAGATTAAGCATCTGAATCCACATAAAGCAGACTCTGACGCATATGGCACTGCAATTTTGCTAATTAAGATTATCCATCGCTTATCAGAATTGCCTCAGGCGACTTTAAATACCCTTAGTTCGCTGTCACATGAACTGATTCGTGATACTTCTTGGATCTTTACTACCATTGCTGAAGATTCTCGTAAGCAAAAGCGCCCACTTGCTAAGCAACAGATGCAGGTACGTAATCTGGTTTTACAAAAGCAACGGTTATCTTTAGCAGCTGATAAACCAAGTGAAAATAGAACTTTTCCGGAAAGCGATCAGGATAAACGCAAACTGTTTGGCAATAAATTAAACTACCGTCAACCGCAAGTGGATTTAATTAATCGCATAAGACGTTTTGTAACAGATCCGACACAACGAGGTCTACTAGTTGAGGCACCTAATGGTACGGGTAAGACTTTTTCTTACCTGTTTGCTTATGCCTATAATTTGTATTCTAGTCGTAAGTTGGTGATTGCAACGCCAACTGAAGTTTTGCAAACACAAATTGTTACTCAAGAGATTCCCCAACTATTAGCCGTAACGGGGCTTGATTTAACAGCTGAAGTCGTTAAGTCAAGTAGTCACTATTTAGATTTAGACGGTTTTTATCAGAGTTTGTATCAAGGAAGTAGTAACAAATTAACTTTAATCTTACAAATGAGGATTTTGGTTTGGCTAACTGAAACTAAGACGGGAGATTTAGACGAGTTACAATTAACTAATTATCGAGCTCCATTATTTAGTCAAATTGCTCATCCAGGGGATGCACGTGTAGGTAGTAACTTTGCCAAGGTTGATTTTTGGAACTTAGCACGTGAGCGCCAAGAGCAAGCTGACATTTTAGTTACGAATCATGCCTACTTGGCAAATAACTACCATGATTCGATTTGGGGTCAAAATCCTTATCTGGTAATTGATGAGGCTCATCGCTTGCTGGATAATGTAATTACTTCTCGTAATGATTCATTTCAATTTGAATCGCTATGGGGTGTGCTGAGTCATTTACGCAATTTACTATATTACGCTGATGATAGTGTCCTCAATCAATATGCAAGTGATCGACAACTACAATTTTTATTAAAACAACTAGATCCTAAAATTTTAGCATTAATTGAGATAATTAATTCCTTACAAAAGATGCTGTATGCAAAAAGAGGTCAGGCAATTAACAAAAATCTTTTGGCTAATGGTCATCTGCTGTTAAGTTTTCAAGGTCCAGTTTTATTTGCTCAAAAGCAAAATTTTATAGCTAAACTTAGTGAGTTTCAACGAAAGTTAGAACAAGTTAGACAACAAACTAATCAGATTTTATTTAAATTATATCGAGAAAGTGATAATTCAAGTAATGATCGTGATGCGCTACTAAGTGAAATTACTGACCAAATTGATCGCCTAGATTTTTATGCGGAAAAAGGTTATCAATTAGCTGACTTATTAAATAACGATTCTCAGCTTGAGAGTGAGGGCTTTATTGTTTCGTTAACTAATCCGCAAGACGCTTTAAGTGTTAATTTAAATTGGCTTGCATTGGATGCTTCAACAGAGTTAACTAATATTTATGACCACTTTGACCATTTATTATTTGTAAGTGCAACCTTAACTAGCAATCATGACTTTAATTTTGAAATCAAGCAATTAGCATTAAGCGAGTTACATCCACAAAAGTATCTGGGTCACAGTACCTTTAATTTGCAGCAGCATTTAGAGGTTTTAGCAGTTAGTGATATGCCTGATTTTGCTAGCAGTGAGTATGATGAAGCTTTAGTCCAAATTTTAGAGCATGACTTAAGTAAAAAGAGTCGTGTTTTGGTTCTAATGACTAATTTATCGAAAATTAAGGATATTTTTAGCGCTATTTTGAATAGTCCGGAATTGCGTGACTTTGAAATTTTAGCTCAGGGAATTTCAGGTTCAAATAATCGAATTGCCAAAAGATTTGCAATTGCCAATAAGGCAATTATTATTGGAGCAGATAGTTTTTGGGAAGGCATTGATTTTCATCAATGTAGTATTGACTTGGTCATAGCTGCCAAATTACCGTTTGCTTCTCCTGATCAGCCTGAAGTAAAACTGCGGCAAAAACAGTTAGCAGATCGTGGATTGAACGTCTTCAAAGTAGATACGATGCCACGAGCACTAATTAGATTTAAGCAAGGAATTGGTCGGCTAATTCGCGGCGAAAAGGATCATGGCCAATTTTTGATTTTAGATTCACGAATTTGGCAACGTGATTATGGTAAGCAGTTTTTAAATGCCATTCCAGTTAGAACTCAAAAAATTAGTTTACAAAAATTAAAAGGTAAGTTAGACAATTATGATTAA
- a CDS encoding DUF1273 domain-containing protein — MQRLWVTGYRNYELNTFGDKDPKIAVIKAVLKKQMVNLLECGQLDWVITGANLGIEQWSCEVALQLRKQYPLRVSIITPYEDFAKRWNESNQAKLLQLQQQVDFFASTSSQPYQNSVQLRNYQNFMLLHTDRALMIYDPEQEGKPKFDYSLIKKYQETKQYPLELIDFYDLQDAAEEYQAEQSENNFNE, encoded by the coding sequence ATGCAACGACTGTGGGTCACGGGTTATCGTAATTACGAATTAAATACTTTTGGTGACAAAGATCCCAAGATAGCAGTAATTAAAGCTGTATTAAAAAAGCAGATGGTTAATTTACTTGAATGTGGACAACTTGATTGGGTAATTACCGGTGCTAATTTAGGTATCGAGCAATGGAGTTGCGAGGTTGCCTTGCAGTTGCGTAAGCAATATCCATTGAGAGTTTCAATTATTACTCCGTACGAAGACTTTGCTAAACGTTGGAATGAAAGTAATCAGGCTAAGCTCTTACAACTGCAGCAGCAAGTTGATTTTTTTGCTAGCACTTCTAGTCAGCCTTATCAAAATTCAGTTCAATTGCGGAATTATCAAAACTTTATGTTGCTTCATACTGATCGAGCCCTAATGATTTATGACCCAGAACAAGAAGGCAAGCCTAAATTTGATTATAGTTTAATCAAAAAGTACCAGGAAACCAAGCAATATCCGCTTGAATTAATCGATTTTTATGATTTACAAGATGCTGCTGAAGAATATCAAGCTGAACAATCAGAAAACAATTTTAATGAATAA
- a CDS encoding class I SAM-dependent RNA methyltransferase, giving the protein MKQYQLYTTMGAGFESVVAKELNTLGYETRTENGRVFFQGGQTDIVKTNLWLRTADRVKILLKEFKATDFDTLYNEVYELDWAALLPVDAKFPVQGRSVRSKLHSEPGIQSIVKKAIVNKMAQQYHRRGFLPESGNEYPLDVHLYKDTARISLDTTGASLFKRGYRIEHGGAPLKENFAASLLKLTPYDGSHPLIDPMTGSGTLAIEAALIAKNIAPGTWRKFAFDGFDWFDPKLHDVALAEAKSKEKALESPILASDIDQSILEIAKLNANNAGVLQDIDFKQVAVKDFTTDLKNGVIIANPPYGKRLKDKESVAELYHQMGTVFQKYPDFSQYYLVGDPDFEKEFGKRATKKRKLFNGNLRVDFYQYWANKK; this is encoded by the coding sequence ATGAAGCAATATCAACTTTATACCACAATGGGTGCTGGATTTGAAAGCGTAGTTGCCAAGGAACTAAATACTTTAGGTTATGAAACACGAACTGAAAACGGACGAGTGTTTTTTCAAGGCGGGCAAACAGATATCGTCAAAACTAACTTATGGCTTAGAACCGCCGATCGAGTTAAAATTTTACTCAAAGAGTTTAAAGCAACAGACTTTGATACACTATATAATGAAGTCTACGAACTCGATTGGGCTGCCTTGTTACCAGTAGATGCTAAGTTTCCAGTTCAAGGACGTTCCGTTAGATCAAAGCTTCACTCTGAACCTGGGATTCAATCAATTGTAAAAAAGGCGATTGTTAATAAGATGGCACAGCAATATCATCGTCGGGGTTTTTTGCCCGAAAGCGGTAATGAATATCCGCTTGATGTTCACTTGTACAAGGATACTGCTCGAATTTCCCTTGATACCACTGGTGCAAGTTTATTTAAGCGTGGCTATCGAATTGAACACGGTGGAGCGCCACTCAAAGAAAATTTTGCGGCTAGTTTGCTAAAATTAACCCCTTATGATGGTAGCCATCCTCTGATTGACCCAATGACAGGTTCTGGTACTTTAGCAATCGAAGCCGCGCTAATTGCTAAAAATATTGCACCTGGTACTTGGCGTAAATTTGCCTTTGATGGGTTTGACTGGTTTGATCCCAAATTACACGACGTAGCATTAGCAGAAGCCAAAAGTAAAGAAAAGGCGCTTGAATCACCAATTTTAGCTAGTGATATTGATCAGTCAATCTTAGAAATCGCCAAATTAAATGCTAATAATGCTGGTGTATTGCAGGATATTGATTTTAAACAAGTTGCTGTTAAAGACTTCACGACTGATTTGAAAAACGGTGTAATTATTGCTAATCCTCCATATGGTAAACGCTTAAAGGATAAAGAAAGTGTAGCTGAGCTTTATCACCAAATGGGAACAGTTTTTCAAAAGTATCCTGACTTTAGTCAATATTATTTAGTTGGAGATCCAGATTTTGAAAAAGAATTTGGCAAGCGTGCTACTAAAAAGCGTAAATTATTTAATGGTAATTTGCGTGTTGACTTTTATCAGTATTGGGCTAATAAAAAATGA